Proteins encoded together in one uncultured Desulfosarcina sp. window:
- a CDS encoding SurA N-terminal domain-containing protein, whose protein sequence is MRKIFTRFAISYKRARFWPAPWQPSGAAGAHWIILGLLLLTVAACGQTDNASPHEAVLIRSDKQTVTRAQFERAFEAARIAYSDERYVDPRVIANARLRLLHQMAEELIVNRRAEELGITLDEAELDAAIEKIKQDYPENAFDEMLLESAIPYSLWKERLRERLLMEKVVDRELVQSLEVTAADIEAYYKAHGKDLADKTESSPEMDLERFIVEQLRRQKVEAAYPQWMEGLRQRYQVEIDWELWEQIQPSYARDKENTAG, encoded by the coding sequence ATGAGAAAGATATTTACAAGGTTTGCAATAAGTTATAAACGTGCACGATTCTGGCCGGCGCCATGGCAGCCGTCCGGTGCCGCCGGCGCGCACTGGATTATTCTTGGTTTGCTGCTCCTGACGGTGGCCGCCTGCGGCCAGACGGACAACGCCTCGCCCCATGAGGCGGTGTTGATCCGCTCCGATAAGCAGACCGTCACCCGGGCCCAGTTCGAGCGGGCCTTCGAAGCCGCCCGGATCGCTTACAGCGACGAGCGGTACGTTGACCCCCGGGTAATCGCCAACGCCCGACTGCGGCTGCTTCACCAGATGGCTGAGGAATTGATCGTCAACCGTCGGGCCGAGGAACTGGGGATTACGCTGGACGAGGCCGAACTGGATGCGGCCATTGAAAAAATAAAACAGGACTACCCGGAGAACGCTTTCGACGAGATGCTGCTGGAAAGCGCGATCCCCTATTCCCTGTGGAAGGAACGGCTGCGGGAGCGTCTGCTCATGGAAAAGGTCGTGGACCGGGAACTGGTGCAGTCGCTGGAAGTCACCGCCGCGGACATCGAAGCCTACTACAAGGCTCACGGAAAAGACCTGGCCGACAAAACCGAATCATCGCCGGAAATGGATCTGGAGCGGTTTATCGTGGAGCAGCTGCGGCGTCAAAAGGTGGAAGCCGCCTACCCCCAATGGATGGAGGGACTGCGCCAGCGCTACCAGGTGGAGATTGACTGGGAGTTGTGGGAACAGATTCAGCCCTCCTATGCAAGGGATAAAGAGAACACCGCCGGATGA